Proteins from a single region of Platichthys flesus chromosome 16, fPlaFle2.1, whole genome shotgun sequence:
- the stard3 gene encoding stAR-related lipid transfer protein 3 produces MPGGEYGELGASLPAIASLNASYSTSMSIPSPYLFAPPAERRVISDVRRTFCLFVTFDLLFISLLWIIELNISSNIWTSLGDEVIRYNFRSSFFDIFLLAIFRFLCLQVGYAAFRLKHWWVIAITTLVTTVFLVVKVIVSNLLSQNAFGYVLPITSFVVAWLETWFLDFKVLTQEADDERAYLAAVNAAWLRAPMIYPSAVSDGQFYSPPESVAGSEEDLDEEGLGRRAVTNQEKEYVRQGREALSVVEQILAQEDGWKFEKNNEMGDSVYTLEIPFHGKTFILKAFMQCPAELVYQEVILQPEKMVQWNKTVSACQILQRVDDNTLISYDVSAGAAGGVVSARDFVNVRRVERKRDCYLSAGMATDHDAKPPCGRYVRGENGPGGFVVLKSSSNPSVCTFIWVLNTELKGRLPRYLIHQSLAATMFEFMSHLRQRIADLRPSLRSHQQHT; encoded by the exons ATGCCGGGTGGAGAGTACGGGGAGCTCGGGGCCAGTCTCCCCGCCATCGCCTCCCTGAACGCCTCCTACTCTACATCAATGTCCATCCCGTCCCCGTACCTGTTTGCACCACCTGCTGAGCGCAGGGTCATCTCTGACGTCCGCCGCaccttctgtctctttgtgacGTTCGACCTGCTCTTCATATCGCTTCTCTGGATTATTGAGTTGAAC ATCTCCAGCAACATTTGGACCAGTTTAGGAGACGAAGTTATCCGCTATAACTTCCGGTCTTCCTTCTTCGACATCTTT CTTCTCGCCATCTTTCGTTTCCTGTGTCTACAAGTGGGTTACGCTGCCTTTCGGTTAAAGCACTGGTGGGTAATTGCG ATTACCACTTTAGTGACCACTGTCTTCCTGGTCGTGAAGGTCATCGTATCTAAT TTGCTGTCCCAGAATGCCTTTGGCTACGTTCTGCCCATCACCTCTTTTGTGGTGGCCTGGCTGGAGACCTGGTTTCTTGACTTCAAAGTGCTCACGCAGGAGGCAGATGACGAAAGAG CCTACCTAGCAGCGGTGAACGCGGCCTGGCTACGGGCTCCTATGATCTACCCCTCGGCCGTTTCAGACGGACAATTCTACTCCCCACCTGAATCCGTCGCAG GCTCCGAAGAGGATCTGGATGAGGAGGGTCTTGGGCGCAGAGCTGTCACCAATCAG GAGAAGGAGTACGTCCGACAGGGTCGTGAGGCCTTGTCTGTGGTCGAACAGATCCTAGCCCAGGAGGACGGAtggaaatttgaaaaaaacaat GAAATGGGAGACTCTGTCTACACCCTGGAGATTCCCTTCCATGGAAAGACTTTCATTCTCAAG GCTTTCATGCAGTGTCCTGCTGAGCTGGTGTATCAGGAGGTGATTCTGCAGCCAGAGAAGATGGTCCAGTGGAACAAAACGGTTTCCGCCTGCCAG aTCCTCCAGAGGGTTGACGACAACACACTTATTTCATACGACGTCTCTGCTGGAGCAGCGGGGGGAGTTGTGTCTGCCAG GGACTTTGTTAACGTTCGACGGGTGGAGCGCAAACGAGACTGCTACCTGTCTGCCGGTATGGCAACCGACCACGACGCCAAGCCCCCATGTGGTCGCTACGTCAG GGGGGAGAACGGTCCTGGAGGATTTGTGGTCCTCAAATCCAGCAGTAACCCGTCGGTCTGCACCTTCATCTGGGTCCTCAACACGGAGTTGAAG GGCCGTCTGCCCCGCTACCTCATCCACCAGAGTTTGGCCGCCACCATGTTTGAATTTATGTCCCATTTACGGCAACGTATCGCTGACCTGCGGCCCTCTCTGCGCTCCCACCAGCAGCACACTTAA
- the mreg gene encoding melanoregulin, with the protein MGAAFKKFCIQFCCCCCAADEDDEDEKQPLLPPDPLEYFNREVQKRRDEETNLWSEPGDPSHSERDDDRVLYGLLQARTKTRMGSTGYRRLSCDIEAMRDTRREVRDKWRTILEHLGFMAEADSLLTVSAGTSSDRMRNAPAARALLHSLHTETALFDTKGPPPERYLFILDRLLYLDIGEDFLSVAKRFYPPRDGSDEDVNGLGINLPLLLARVEAMNGAAGDDSDRDDGSD; encoded by the exons ATGGGAGCTGCCTTTAAGAAGTTCTGCATacagttctgctgctgctgttgtgccgcagatgaagatgatgaggatgagaaGCAGCCATTACTACC TCCGGACCCACTGGAGTATTTTAACCGTGAGGTCCAGAAGCGTCGTGATGAGGAGACCAACCTGTGGAGTGAGCCAGGAGACCCCAGCCACTCAGAGAGGGATGACGACCGGGTCCTTTACGGCCTGCTGCAGGCCAGGACCAAGACCCGCATGGGATCCACG GGCTATCGTCGTCTGAGCTGCGACATCGAGGCCATGAGAGACACCCGGCGAGAGGTCAGAGACAAGTGGAGGACAATTCTGGAGCATCTAG GTTTCATGGCGGAGGCAGACTCGCTGCTGACGGTGTCCGCCGGCACGTCTAGTGACCGCATGCGCAACGCTCCGGCAGCACGTGCCCTCCTCCACTCGCTCCACACCGAGACGGCCCTCTTCGACACCAAAGGCCCGCCCCCAGAGAGATATCTCTTCATCCTG GATCGTCTCCTGTATCTAGATATAGGCGAAGATTTCCTGTCAGTGGCAAAGCGCTTCTATCCGCCCAGGGATGGCTCCGACGAGGACGTGAACGGCCTTGGCATAaacctgccgctgctgctggcCAGGGTGGAGGCCATGAACGGGGCAGCCGGCGACGATAGCGATAGAGATGATGGAAGTGACTGA